Below is a window of Moorella thermoacetica DNA.
TGGGTACCCCCAGCCGCCGGGCCAGGCGTTCCAGTTGCTCGAGATACTGGCCGATTACCAGGACCTGTTCGCCCTCGTGGCGTTTTATAATGTTCTCAACCACAGCCTCTTTTACCGGGTTGGTGGCGGCGATGCGGTACTTGTCCCGCTCACCGGCGGAGGCGTAGTCCAGGCGCATCTCCGGCGGTAGATTTAGCCTCACCTCATAGCACGTGGCTTTGGCGATCCATCCCTGGGCCTCGAGCTGCTTCCAGGGTAAATCATATTTCTTGGGACCGATTAAGGAAAAGACGTCGTCTTCGTGGCCGTCTTCCCGGATCAAGGTGGCCGTCAGGCCCAGGCGCCGGCGCGCCTGGAGTTCGGCCGTAATGCGGAAAATGGGGGCCGGCAACAGGTGGACTTCGTCGTAAATTATCAAGCCCCAGTCCTGCTGGTTGAAAAGCTGGAAATTGGGGTAGTCCTCGTTGCGCCGGCGGCGGTGAGTGATGATTTGATAGGTAGCCACGGTCACAGGCTTTATTTCCTTTTTCTCCCCGGTATATTCGCCCAGCATCTCCGGGGGCAGGTCCGTCTTATCCCGGATCTCCGCCAGCCACTGCCGGGCAGCCGTGACGCTGGTCACCAGGATTAAAGTGTAACACTGGCAGAGGGCCATGGCGGCAATACCGACAACGGTCTTACCCGCACCGCAGGGTAAGACGATTACCCCGCTCCCGCCCCGGGAACTACCTCTGGCATAAAAGACCCGCGCCGCCTCCGCCTGGTAAGGGCGCAGGCTGAAGGTCTCCCCGTTCAAAGTCCTTTCGCGCAGGCTAAATGGTAATGGTGCCCCGGGAATATAGCCAGCCAAGTCTTCCACCGGATAGCCGATCTTGATCAGGGCCTGTTTGACCGGTCCCCGCTGCCAGGGGTCGATGGCCAGGGTGCAGGCATCTTGACGCTCCTTGATATACGGCTGGATGCGCTTGTTATTCGAGATTTCCGCGGCTATCCCCGGGTCGGCTGTGACCAGCCGCAATCCAGTTCCCCGGGCTACCAGCTTGACTTTGCCGTAACGGCCGACATATTCCCGGATATCGGCAACCACATTGGCAGGGAGGGGATACTTGCTGTAATCCGCCAACACCTGGATGATAGTGGCCGCATCCAGCCCGCCGGCAGCCGCGTTCCAGAGGGAAAGGGGCGTCAGGCGATAGGTGTGAATATGTTCGGGACTCTTCACCAGTTCGGCAAAACGGGCCAGGGCGTCCCGCGCCTCCGGGTAAAGGGGGTTATCAACCTCCAGCAGAATGGTCCTGTCGCTCTGGACTACCAGGGGAGCGTCTGACATGTCGGCCATAGGTTAACCTCCTGAAAAATATATCTTCTACCGTAGTTTAGATCAAAAAAAGCGGGTGAACAACCCGCTTACTCCACAATTACCCCGCTCCCCGGCCGGGGGCGGTTGCGATCTAACACCAAGCGATACTTATAACGGTATCCTGGCGATAGAAAAACCGGCCGGCACTTTTGGTAAGGCCCGGTTCGTGGTATAATGCCGTAGGGACTTGATTAAAAACGAGCTTAAATTAATTATGGAAGGGAATAGAAAATGGCTGAAATCCAAACCAAGAAAAAAGGACGAATACTGACCGGGGACCGGCCGACAGGGAAGTTGCACCTCGGACATTATGTAGGCAGCCTCATCAACCGGGTGCGGTTACAGGATGAGTATGATACCTTTCTGATTATCGCCGATGTGCAAGCATTGACTACCAATTTCGAGGAACCCGAAAAGCTGGCCCGTGATGTCCGGGAAGTCGCCCTGGACTACCTGGCGGCAGGGATCGACCCGGAGAAAAGCACCATTTTCGTCCAGTCTCTGGTACCGGAAATTGCCGAACTAACTATCTTTTACTCCATGATTATCACCGTCAATACCCTGCGCCATAACCCGACCATCAAGTCAGAAGCCGCCCAAAGGGGCTATACCGACATGACCTACGGCTTCCTGGGTTATCCGGTAAGCCAGGCGGCGGATATTACTTTCTGCAAGGCCAACCTGGTGCCCGTAGGTGAGGACCAGTTGCCCCACATTGAGTTGACCCGGAAGCTTGTCCGTCGCTTTAACAGCCTCTACGGCCCGGTCCTGGTAGAGCCCGAGGCCCTGGTAGGGGAAGTGCCGCGTCTGGTTGGCCTGGATGGAGCGGCCAAGATGAGCAAATCCCTGGATAATGCCATCAACCTATCCGACCCGCCGGAAGAGGTCGAACGCCGGGTCAAAAATGCAGTAACTGACCCGGCCCGCATCCGGGCTACCGATCCCGGCCACCCCGATATCTGTACCGTTTTTGCTTATCATACCGCTTTCAATAAGCCGGTGATTCCGGAGATCGAAGAATCTTGTAAAAAAGGCGCCATCGGCTGCGTGGCCTGTAAAAAGCGGTTAACAGCCACCCTCAACGAACTGCTGGAGCCCATGCGGGAACGAAGGGCCAGGTACGAAGCCAACCCTAAATTGGTTGATGAAATCCTCCTGGCCGGGACGGCGCGCGCCCGGGCGGTGGCGAAAGAAACTATGGCCCAGGTCCGGGAAGCCATGAAGATTAATTATTTTCCCAGTTAGCCAGCTTCGAGTGCCTGATACCATAGCCAAAGTAGATAAGCATCCCGACTATAAACCAGATGGCAAATCTAACCAACGTCGCTCCTGGCAAGCTGAAGGTCAGGGCCACGACTCCCAGGGTGGCTACCGGCGCCACCAACCATACGGCGGGAACCCTGAAGGGTCGTTCAATTTCCGGGTATCTCAAGCGCATGACCAGGATGGAAATAGAGGTCAGGAGGTAGGCGGTGAGCATGCCGATATTCACCAGTTCCACCAATTCTCCCAGGGAGAGGAAACCGCCTGTCAGGACGGCCACTGTCAGGACGATCAATGTGGCAACGTAGGGAGTACGCCTGGTTGCGTGTACCCGGGAAAAAACCGGCGGCAATAGACCGTCGCGGCTGAGGGCGAACAGGATGCGGCTCCCACCCAGCATAGCCCCCATCATAACTGTAAAAAGGCCGCAGATGGCCCCGGCGGCTACCAGACTCCCGCCCCAGCGTTTGCCCAGGTAGGAGAGGGCAAAAGCCACAGGTGCCGGGGTATCGAGTTTGGTGTAAGGAATAACCCCCGTCAGCACCAGGGAGACAAGAACATAAAGAGAAGCCACTACCACCAGTCCCAGGATCAGGCCTAAGGGTATATCGCGGTTGGGGTTCCGGGTCTCCTCGGCGGCAGTTGTGACGGCGTCGAAACCACCGTAAGCAAAGAAGCCCAGGGCGGCAGCAGTCATAACCCCTTGCCAGCCGAAGGGCAAAAAGGGTTGCCAGTTTACCGGTTTAACAAAGGGGAGGGCCACGATAATAAAAAACACCACGGTGAGGAGCTTTATAATCCCAATGGCATCGTTGACCTTACCTGTCAGGCTGATACCGCCGTAAATAATATAAGCCACCACCAGGAGGATGAAAACCGCCGGCAGGTTGACTATACCGCCGTGGGCTATATCGGTAGTAAAGGCCGGGGGCAGACTCAGGCCCATATCCTTTAACAACTCAACGATATAGCCGGACCAGCCCACAGCCACGGCGCTGCAGACCAGGGTGAACTCCAGGAGGACATCCCAACCGATGATCCAGGCAAATATCTCTCCCAGGGCAATATAAGAATAAGTATAAGCGCTTCCCGCCACCGGGACCATAGAAGCAAACTCAACATAACACAGGCCGGTAAAGATGGCTACCACCGCGCCGATTAAAAAAGAAATAGTAACCCCGGGACCTGCGTGTTCCGCCGCCATGACCCCCGGCAGGACGAATATCCCCCCACCTATGGTAATACCTATTACCAGAAAAAAGAGATCCATGGCCTTCAACTCCCGGCGAAGCCGATATTGGTCCATGGCAGCCATTTCCATGGCTGTAGCGATATCTTTTTTGCGCAAGATACTGCTGGCCATATTCTTTCTCCCCATCCCTTAAACCATTTTCCTTCTATATTTCCTTCTTTATCCCGCCATGACCTTGCCCTAAAATTTAGCGCCTCCTGATTTTTAAGGCCGCCGGCGAACAGATGATACGGGGCCAGTACCTGGCAGAGTCATCTGCTGGGTTCCGCCCGTGCATAAAACTTCATAAAAAGACGGCGGCAGAGTACCGCCACCGGCATTAGTATACCATATCAACTTCAGTAAAAGCCAGCCCCCGACCTCTCCGGGAAACAAGCCTCACAGGCCAGCTAAAGGGCAATATTTTTATTTGGAAGCCAACAGGTGGGCGAAACGGGCCTGGGGGGCCAGGTACTCTTTTAAGGGACGGGGATTGGCAACCTCTTTAACGGTCAGCCGCCCCCTTTCATATTCGGCCAGGGGCCACTGGCCCGTCTGGACGGCCAGGCGGGCGAGTTTTACGGTCAGGTGGCTGCTGTAACCCCACCCCGGCGGGCAGGGGGCCAGGACCTGAATGTAAGCCGGTCCCTCTATCTCCATGGCCTTCTGCACCTTGGTCAGGTAATCCTGGGGGTAGCCGATACTGGCCGTGGCCGCGTAGGGGACGTTATGGGCGGCGACGATGGCCAGCATGTCCTTCTTGGGCCTGTCTTCACCCCGGCCGGCCCTGCCCACCGGTGTGGTCGTCGTCCGCGCCCCCAGGGGGGTGGCGCCGCTCCGCTGCACGCCGGTGTTCATGTAGGCCTCGTTATCGTAACAGATAAAGATAAAGTTGTCGCCCCGCTCTATGGCCCCGGAGAGGGCCTGGAGGCCGATGTCCACAGTGCCGCCGTCGCCGGCCAGGCCCACGACTTTCACCCCGCTCTTGCCCCGGCGCCTCAAACCCGCCACCACTCCGGAAATGGCCGCCGCCGTGCTGGGGAAGGTGACATTGACGCAGGGCACTTTAAAGGCCAGCTGGGGGTAAAAGGTGGTCACCCCCAGGAGACAGCTCGGTGTGGTGACAATCACCGTTTCCGGCCCCAGGACCTTCAGGGCCATACGCACGGCCAGGATCCCGCCGCAGCCGGCACAGGCATAGGAACCCTGGACCAGCTCATTGTCGGGGAGTTCTTTTATCTTAACCATAACAAATACCCTCCGCTTTACCGTTTTCACTGCAGCCGCCCATAGCCCGGACCGGCTAGCGGGTTACTTCTGCCAGCCGCCGCTGACAACCAATCCTTCGCCCCTGTTCCGATGCCGGACAGCCTCCAGACAGTGGCGGAAAATGCCGGCCAGATCCTCAGGGCGAATATCGCGGCCCCCCAGACCGCCGGTAAAGCCAGCCACCACCGGTGCTCCGGGTACGCCCTGGAGGGCGGCCTTGACCTCCGTAGCCAGCACTCCTTCGTAACCGAAGGAGCAGTCCCGGTCCAGAACGGCCACCACCCTGGTCCCCGCCAGGGCCGCCCGGAGGGCTGCTATCGGGAAGGGCCGGAAACTCCGCAGGCGTAAAAATCCCACCGGTTCCCCCTGGCGGCGCAGATCGTCGACCACTTCCCGGGCCGTGCCGGCGGTGGCACCCATCAATACCAGGATCACTTCTGCCTCGTCGCAATAATAGGGGTCTACCAGGCCGCCGTAACTGCGCCCGAACAGGGCGGCGAACTCTCCGTCGACATCTTCTATTACCTCCTGGGCCCGGAGCATGGCCTGATGCTGGTAGTATTTAAAGGCAGGGTAAAGCTCCGGCCCGGCGCCGATGCCAAAAACCATGGGCCTTGCGGTGTCAACGGCATATTCCGGCCGGTATGGCGGCAAGAAACCGTCGACCGCCTCCTGCTCCGGCACGTCTACTATTTCTTCCGTATGGGATAGGACATAACCGTCCAGGCAGACCATGACCGGAGTCAGCACCTCCGGGTGGGCTGCTATCTTATAAGCCTGGAGGCAGGTATCCAGGGCTTCCTGGGCAGTTTCCACATAGAGCTGGATCCAGCCCGTGTCGCGGCAGGCTATGGCATCCTGGTGATCGGCCCAGATGGTCCACGGCGCCGCCAGGCCGCGGTTGGCCACGGCCATGACCAGGGGCACCCGACAGCCGCTGACGTAATGTAGCATTTCAAACATATAGGCCAGCCCCTGGGAGGAAGTGGCGGTAAAAACCCGGGTGCCCGTCACGGCGGCGCCGTAGCAGGCCGCCAGGGCGGCGTGTTCCGATTCCACTCGTATGTAGTCGGCCGCCATGGACCCGTTGGCAATATATTCAGCGATCTTCTCGACAATAGTCGACTGGGGAGTGATGGGATAAGCGGCCACCACTTCCGCCCTGGCAAGCCGGACGGCAGTCGCCACCGCTTCATTACCGTTCAAGTAGACGCGCATCGTTACTACCTTCTTCCACAAGGGCCAGGGCCTGGCGGGGACACTCCGTCACACAGATGCCACAGCCCTTGCAAAAATCCAAATTTAAAGTAACTGCCTCCTCTCCCCGGCGAAAACACCCCTCCGGACAGAAGAGCCAGCATGCCAGGCAATTATTACAACGCTCCCGGTCCAGGACCGGGCGCAGCAAGCGCCAGGATCCAGTGGTTGTACCTAAAAATGGTGTATAAAGGTTGGGACCCTTCTTTAATTCCTCTTCCCTCAACACCGGTAAAGCCTCCTCCCAAAAAATTAGACAACCGCCGGTTACACCAGCCGGCTGTCATGGTAGGCGGCACCCGGCTTTCCTGTCCCTTCACCGACTAATTCGTAGGCCTGCCGGGCCACCGCAGCGTTTTTGTTTACCAGCCCCTCCGGTAGGACATCGGCGATGGCCCTGGTCACCGCTTCTACCGGGAGCAGCCCGCTCAATCCCGCCAGGGCTCCCACCATGGCCGTGTTAACGATGGGAGCCTCCAGGACTTCCCGGGCCAGGTGGGTGGCATCCAGGTAATGAAGCCTGGCTCCGGCTGGAATACGCCCGCCGGCCACATCCCGGCTACTATTGATAAGTACTACTCCTCCGGGGGCCAGCCCGGCAAAGACGTTGGTAGTCTCCAGCAGGGTGGCGTCCAGCACGACAATATAGTCAGGGTTATAAATCTGGCTGCGGTCGCGGATCGGCCTGTCATCCAGGCGGGTAAAGGCTGTTACCGGCGCGCCCCGGCGCTCGGTTCCAAAGGAAGGAAAGGATTGGGCATGCCACCCGGCGTAAAGGGCTGCCGCCAGCCCGAAAATTCGAGCCGCGGTTACGGCCCCCTGGCCGCCCCGGCCGTGCCAGCGAATTTGTAGCATTTTTCCACCTCCTGCTAGCTATATTTTACCACCAGGTAATAAGACTAGCAAGTAATATTTGTCGATAAAAAAAGGCCGCGCCTTTGTAGCCGGCCCTAAATTACTCCATATGTCGAGGTCAAACATCCCTGCCGCCCGGGTCGCAGCACCAGGAAACACTGGGAATGATTAATCCCGGGGTTCCCGGCGAGCCCGGGGAGGGCCTACCTCCCTTTACTTTTTTCCCTGGCGATTAGCTCCTTGAGGCGTTCCTCATAAAAGCCGGCCAGCTCTTCGGCCGCCTCCTGGGAAAAGGCCTCGCTATAGATGTGGTAATGGGGCGTCTCCCCGTCAGGCAGAACCAAGGACCAGCCCTTCCCATGGCGCACCTGGACCCCGTCGAGGAGCTCCACCCCGTCTGCCGGTTCCTCGCTGATGAGAGTGCGCATGACCCTCCCCTTGGCCTCCCAGGGGCAGGCTACGGTACGGCTCGCGGTGTAAACCGGAGGCAGGGCGGCCACTGCAGAGTCCAGGCTTTCCTCCCTGCTGGCCAGCCAGTCCAGGATGTGCACGAGGGCCGCCAGGGCGTCCAGTTGCAGGTGCTGCTGACCTAAAGCTGTTTCCCCGTCCGCCCGGGCCATGGCCTCATGATAGATGCCGGGATGGCCCTTCACCCGCTCCACCCGGCCGTGGAGACCCCCGGCGACCTGTTCCAGCACCCGCGGTGCCGTCACGGGTAAAACCAGGCTGGCTCCCCGGTGGGTCTCCAGGTAAACCCGGGCCAGGAGGGTCATTTGCTGCGCCGGGGCCACCCGCCGTCCCTCGCCGGTGAAGAGGATCAATTCCTCGCCATTGGAGTCCAGGGCCGCCCCCAGATCAGCGCCATAACGCCGGATTTCCCCGGCGAAGTAGGGCAAATCTTCCTGGACGGCCTGCCAGGTTTTGGCGGGATCCAGGTCCAGGCGAATAACTTCGGCCCCGGCGTCCTGGAGGATGGTGCCGGCCACCCCGGCTACCTGTCCCTGTCCCCCCAGGGCTACCCGCAGGGCCCTTTTCTTCAGGCCATGGTCTCCCAGGGTCGCCAGCAACCAATCCCGGTAGGCCCCTTCAAGGCCCGGAAAATAAATGCTGGCCGGGACCTCCTGCACCCGGCGACCGTCCTCCCGCCAGTAGAGGTTCTCAATCTTGCGCACCGCTGCGGGGTTTAAGTCGTGGCCCCGAGAGTTTACCAGGTGCAGCCACACCTTGTCCCTTTCCGCTGCATCTCGCTTGATATGGCAACCGCCGTCGAGCCCCAGGGAACGGACGGCAAAACGGTGTATGGGCGTCAACAACCGGCCCAGATCGGCCACCTGCACCCCGGCAGCCATTAGGCCGGCGGCCAGGGCTTTATAAAGCATTTCCCCGGCCCCGCCGGCGAAGGTGCTGAGGCCCACCGTAGTGCCGGGAGGGAAACTGGCGCCGTAAGCCATACCCAGCCTTGTTACCTGGAAGGGAGTCAGGTCGCCGTGCAGGTAACCAGGGGCCTGGCTGCCGACAAAAAGGGGGCGGGCTACACCCCGGCCCCAGATAAGGCTCTCATGGACCACCGTCTCCCGGCCCAGGGTTTTCTCCGGCCAGACCTTGACCTCCGGGCGCACCTCGGCCCCGGCATCCACCTGGGTGCCGTCGCCAATGACGGCACCTTCATAGACCTGTACCCGGCGCTGGAGGCTGGCCCGGCTACAAACTACCGCCCCCCTGACGTTGGCCCCTTCACCGGTATAAACGTTGTCCCAAAGGACGGATCGCCTGACAGTGGCCCCTTCTTCCACCCGGGTGTAGGGCCCGAGAACGGTAAAGGGGCCAACAACGGCCCCGGTGGCAATGTGGCAGGCTCCACCGATAAGGACCGGGCCTTCAATCCGCGCCCCGGGGGCAATCTCCACCCCTTCACCCATCACCACACCGCCACCCTTATCCTGGCCCACCACCCGGACCTTCACCCGGCCCCGCAGGATATCCTCCTGGGCCTGGCGGTATTGGGTAAGGTTACCGATATCGCACCAGTAGCCGGAAAGGGTCACCCCGTAGAGGGGTCGCTTTTCCTTTAACAGCCGGGGAAAGAGGTCCTTGCTGAAATCAAAGGGCCGGCCCTCGGGGATCAGTTCCAGGACCTCCGGCTCCAGGATGTAGATGCCTGTGTTGACCCGGTCGCTGAAAACCTCGCCCCAGCTCGGTTTCTCCAGGAAGGAACGGATGCTGCCGTCGGGGTTGGTGATAACCACCCCGTACTCCAGGGGGTTATCCACTGCAGTAAGTACCAGGGTGGCCAGGGCGCCGCTTTCCTTATGCCGGGCAATGGCCGGCCGCAGGTCAAAATCCGTCAGGGCGTCGCCGCTCACCACCACAAAGGTTTCATCTAAAATAGCGGCCGCATTCTTGACGCTCCCGGCGGTACCCAGGGGCTTATCCTCGACAAAGTAATGCAGGTGCAGGCCGAAATCACTGCCGTCCCCAAAATATTCCTCAATAAGTTGCGGCAGGTACTGCAGGGTCACCCCTACCTCTTTGATACCAAGTTCACGCAGCAGGTCCACGCAGTACTCCATCACCGGCCGGTTGGCCACCGGCACCAGGGGTTTGGGCCGCTTGCAGGTCAGGGGCCGCAAGCGCGACCCTTCCCCGCCGGCCATGATGATTGCTTTCATAAAATATTTCTACCTCCTGCCTCCGGATTAAAAATTTCCCAGAGGCAGTATGCCCCTTTGGCGCCTTTTCTATTATTACTATATACTCCCAGAAAAACCAGCATCTAAAATACCGGGATTGTTGAGTTAGCTTTGGGCATAACAGTTACCACCTCTGCATCTGGCAATTCCTTCAAGGCCATGTTTATGGCGGCCTGTAGGTCGGGGGCTTTCCGGACCATCATTATCCGGGCCAGGTTGTCGTCCACGCCGTCGCTCACCAGGATTACCCGTGCCCGGACCAGGGAACGGCACCAGAGGAAGGCTTTGTGCCGGCCCATTTGAAATTCGCCTTGTTTAAAGACCTTTATTACCTCCTCCGGAGTATTGCCAGCCTGCATGGTGTCGATGAAGCCCTTCTCCCCGGCACCCTCCCGGCATTCGGCGCAGAGAATGATCACTCCCCCCTCTTTAACCAATCTAGTACCGTGGGCCAGGCCCTTCTGGGCCTGGTAGAGGTTGATATCCTTGGGAAAACCGCCGGGAGAAACAATGGCCACGTCGGCCAGTGCCGGTACCGGTACTTCGCTTACCTGACGGGCAACGGCCACCCCGGCTCGGTGAGCCGCCAGGTAATGGCCGGCTACTGTCCGGACAATCCCTTTATGGCTATTCAGGATAACGTTAATAATTAGGTTAATACCCACCAGGCCGCCGATTTCATCAATATCCTCCCGGGCCGGGTTGCCCTCTATCCGTCCCAGGGTTGCTTCCGGCTCTACCAGGTGGGCGTGGTTGGCGCGTATGGTGGCCTCACCACCGCAGCCAATGACCAGTGACTTGGACCCGGCCGTGTAACCGACAAATTGGTGAGGGTCAATCATGCCGATCAGAATCCGGCCGTCGGCCTCCAGGTAGTGGCGGTTGATCCAGATAGGGGTCCCCCGGGAGGAAACACCAATCTGCTGCAGGATCCCCGGAGCATAGGCGTCGTGGCTGATCACCTTTACCCGGGCGGCTACCTCTGGACCCACAATCAGGGGAAACTCCTCTGGTGGCGCCGGCCGGTGCAGTCCGGTCCCCACCAGTATGGTGACCTGTTCGTCTTTGATGCCGATAGCGTTTAGTTTTTCTAATAAAACTGGTAAAATAACATCATTGGGCACCGGCCGGGTGAGGTCGCTGACGACGATCACCACCTGCCGGACCCCCCGCAGTTCCTCCACCCCATGGTTGCCGATGGGTTGCTCCAGGGCCCGGCGCACATCGGCCGACGGATCAGGTACCCCGGCTATCTCACTGGGCACGACCTCCTTAACTTTTATACCCTCTGGCAACTCGCCGACAAGGTATCCTTGACCATAGGGTATCTTGAGGGCTAGTTGTTTATACTTGGGAACCTCCCGATTTCGCATTTCCCAGTACGTCGACCTCCGCGGCTCCCAGCCAACCGAGGGCAATATCGCCGGCGGCTCGGTCCTGCATTTCTTTACCCCCGGCCAGGGTAATATCGTAGGTAACCCCGTCATCCCGGTGATCAAGATCTATGCCAACCCTGTCAATGTAGCCACCATGAGCGAGGACATTGATGTGGATGCCGAGGCCCTAAGCCACAAGGAATTCATCCTTACCAACCGTTCCGCATCATAAGAATTTCTATGCCTCCCACGGGTCAATTTATCTATATAAAATACTCAACTTTAGCCCTCGGTAAATAAGTAGCTACCATTTCTTTGAAAAAAGCCTCCAGCGCCGTTCTTACTTCAGCGGGGTAAACATACTTACCATAACCAAATTGACCATACCGAAAAGTCCTCTCTTCTTCATCTAGAGGCAATTTTGTATTGGGAAATAGCGTTTCAATGGAAGTCTTGGCCCGTTTGGTAAAGCGATGGGTTATTAGCTCTAATGTCAGGTCATTCGATTCGGCAAGCAACGGTTGCCTGGCAATTACTTGAAAAAGATGGCGATATTGCTGCTGCCACCCTTCCAAATAAAATATAGGAGCAATAATGAAACCTGTCAGGTAACCTCCCCCGGCCATCTGTGCCGCCGCCGCCAGCCGTTGCCCCAGGGGCGGGGTACCATGCTCAAAACGCTTAATTATGTTTTCTGCATTGATACTAAAGCGAAAGCGGGTATGGCCCCGGTGGTCCAGGTTTAATAGCCCGTCTACATCAGTAAATTTAGTAGCAACCCGCAAGCGCCCCAGGGGTTGCCTGGCCATAAATTCAATAGCAGCGGCAAGGCTGCCGGTATACTTTTCTACCGGCACGGGATCTGAGGTGGCTGAAGCTTCAAAGTATGTTACTTCGGGGTCGCGCCGGTTAATATAATCCCGGGCCAGAGCGAGGATTTCAGCGATATTAACATAAATCTTTTGATAGGGCTTACGCCCAAAATGAGTAAACAGGTAACAGTATTCACACATGGCCGGACAACTTGTGACCAGGGGTAACTGGTAATGGGCCGAGGGCTTGCAGGTTTGAAAATCCCTGCTCCTTCGCACCCCTACTACCAGGGTACGTTTAGCTTCCAGAAAACTCTCCCGGGCTGTTTTGCCCGGGATACAAGTAACACGGTTGTGAGATGGGGTCATCAATACTTCGACTCTTTCTTCATGGAAGCGTTGATATAGTTTTCGCCCCAGGGGATAGTTCAAAGCTTCCGGTTCGAAGACAACCCGTTTTAATTCAACAGTCACCCTTAAAATCACCCTGGCTTACTTTATCCTTTTTCCTACCGTACCCTTTATTTGTCCGGGTTATACCCCAAGCATCACCCTGACCCACTCCAGCCACCTGCGGGCATGTTCAAAGAGGCGCCACAGGCCCAGGTTGCGGTAATAAA
It encodes the following:
- the splB gene encoding spore photoproduct lyase translates to MTVELKRVVFEPEALNYPLGRKLYQRFHEERVEVLMTPSHNRVTCIPGKTARESFLEAKRTLVVGVRRSRDFQTCKPSAHYQLPLVTSCPAMCEYCYLFTHFGRKPYQKIYVNIAEILALARDYINRRDPEVTYFEASATSDPVPVEKYTGSLAAAIEFMARQPLGRLRVATKFTDVDGLLNLDHRGHTRFRFSINAENIIKRFEHGTPPLGQRLAAAAQMAGGGYLTGFIIAPIFYLEGWQQQYRHLFQVIARQPLLAESNDLTLELITHRFTKRAKTSIETLFPNTKLPLDEEERTFRYGQFGYGKYVYPAEVRTALEAFFKEMVATYLPRAKVEYFI
- the larA gene encoding nickel-dependent lactate racemase, yielding MRNREVPKYKQLALKIPYGQGYLVGELPEGIKVKEVVPSEIAGVPDPSADVRRALEQPIGNHGVEELRGVRQVVIVVSDLTRPVPNDVILPVLLEKLNAIGIKDEQVTILVGTGLHRPAPPEEFPLIVGPEVAARVKVISHDAYAPGILQQIGVSSRGTPIWINRHYLEADGRILIGMIDPHQFVGYTAGSKSLVIGCGGEATIRANHAHLVEPEATLGRIEGNPAREDIDEIGGLVGINLIINVILNSHKGIVRTVAGHYLAAHRAGVAVARQVSEVPVPALADVAIVSPGGFPKDINLYQAQKGLAHGTRLVKEGGVIILCAECREGAGEKGFIDTMQAGNTPEEVIKVFKQGEFQMGRHKAFLWCRSLVRARVILVSDGVDDNLARIMMVRKAPDLQAAINMALKELPDAEVVTVMPKANSTIPVF
- a CDS encoding mannose-1-phosphate guanyltransferase, which gives rise to MKAIIMAGGEGSRLRPLTCKRPKPLVPVANRPVMEYCVDLLRELGIKEVGVTLQYLPQLIEEYFGDGSDFGLHLHYFVEDKPLGTAGSVKNAAAILDETFVVVSGDALTDFDLRPAIARHKESGALATLVLTAVDNPLEYGVVITNPDGSIRSFLEKPSWGEVFSDRVNTGIYILEPEVLELIPEGRPFDFSKDLFPRLLKEKRPLYGVTLSGYWCDIGNLTQYRQAQEDILRGRVKVRVVGQDKGGGVVMGEGVEIAPGARIEGPVLIGGACHIATGAVVGPFTVLGPYTRVEEGATVRRSVLWDNVYTGEGANVRGAVVCSRASLQRRVQVYEGAVIGDGTQVDAGAEVRPEVKVWPEKTLGRETVVHESLIWGRGVARPLFVGSQAPGYLHGDLTPFQVTRLGMAYGASFPPGTTVGLSTFAGGAGEMLYKALAAGLMAAGVQVADLGRLLTPIHRFAVRSLGLDGGCHIKRDAAERDKVWLHLVNSRGHDLNPAAVRKIENLYWREDGRRVQEVPASIYFPGLEGAYRDWLLATLGDHGLKKRALRVALGGQGQVAGVAGTILQDAGAEVIRLDLDPAKTWQAVQEDLPYFAGEIRRYGADLGAALDSNGEELILFTGEGRRVAPAQQMTLLARVYLETHRGASLVLPVTAPRVLEQVAGGLHGRVERVKGHPGIYHEAMARADGETALGQQHLQLDALAALVHILDWLASREESLDSAVAALPPVYTASRTVACPWEAKGRVMRTLISEEPADGVELLDGVQVRHGKGWSLVLPDGETPHYHIYSEAFSQEAAEELAGFYEERLKELIAREKSKGR